In Luteitalea sp. TBR-22, one genomic interval encodes:
- a CDS encoding serine/threonine-protein kinase PknK → MSSTPDGGKPAEPSRVGQYRIEQRLGAGGMGAVYRAFDESLQRPVAIKRLLPTMADQSRSLRFRREARMAARLNHPAIVHIYEIVETADGDWIVMELVEGKTLDRLLREGRMDIGRAVRVAREIAEGLSEAHAQGIVHRDLKATNVMVTAAGRVKILDFGLAKAWQGDVDQEISTPGTVVGTCHAMSPEQAQGLTVDHRSDLFSLGSLLYELLTGMSPFHAATPTETLARICAYEPDPVASLEPAIPPALAELTHRLLSKSAAQRPQGSWEVAAALERIERAGGLDKGARRAVAPAATEVFTQVEGATPPPSARPSPPPLTSTERRQMTVLCCELADAASPGTEPGEAFDPESLYELMMQLRPLALQAVQRYDGTLGTAMGHRLLVYFGYPQAHEDDAWRAVRTGLDLVGEVEAQLAAVPGLGRVVPALRVGIHTGTAVVTTSPGAPEPVVLGATLDVALRLLASAAPGAVVVSGATRSLVHRGVVAEPLPSLAHGSGSGVGIAAWRMRDGQDGGDDAVFDLSPIVGRERELALLEARWQDARAGHGHAVLITGEPGIGKSRLLRATRERLDAAQGNAPLRWMATHGTPYTQNTPMHAVVQWLQRLLATAPGPTPAARLVGLLDDHGLGEAVPLVAGLLGIAVPPDRPLRAMPPERQREETLDALVALVLEMAQREPLVLLIEDLHWLDATTLAWLDRLIDQAQSAPLLLVMTLRPNTLEVPWAARAQVTQVTLGALAQEEVERLIRALVGDGALLPQVQAQIVARTDGVPLFVEELTRSVMEGGTSSHDSAEWRELPATLRESLTTRLARLGPAKEVAQLASVIGRAFTLPLLSAVSAHPPDQLERELRQLVQSGLVHRRGFGVAARYAFKHALVRDAAYDSLLRRERQQIHLRIAAALEELQRTNGEEASHELLAHHYMSAERFAPAFEHWLAAGQSAMGRYAHAEAIGHLRQALTALAALPPTAERDRKEIGARGALVLSLGMVHGLGSPEVEATQERLLALVTQVGDVPHELAFGLWNFYASRGKLRRARELAQQRLEYGVAHGDGDARLLGLYTSAAADLFLGHFAQARDNFETLLSLYPPDGLATRAIAYDIGAVARSLLADVRWLLGEPARAIQAAEDALLEARQRSPFTESVALVNRMAMALSMEDAAGSATATEALIALSTEHGYQYWTVFWQISRAVQALRGPEPPADVDAAIEQGATAIAIMRNAYASSLQCSRYLAWMADASLRQGRVERARAFLSEAFAVTEDEGERYWEAELHRLDGRVRAAEGRDTAACVEACQRAIEVARAQRARTFELRAAIDLARLLGADGRSAEAAALLRPLVDAWGEAGGADVVAAQALV, encoded by the coding sequence GTGAGTTCCACCCCGGACGGTGGCAAGCCCGCCGAGCCCTCCCGCGTCGGCCAGTACCGCATCGAGCAGCGCCTGGGCGCCGGTGGCATGGGGGCGGTGTATCGCGCGTTCGACGAGTCGCTGCAGCGGCCCGTCGCCATCAAGCGCCTGCTGCCGACGATGGCCGACCAGTCACGCAGCCTCCGGTTCCGCCGCGAGGCCCGCATGGCCGCGCGCCTCAATCATCCAGCCATCGTCCACATCTACGAGATCGTCGAGACGGCCGACGGCGACTGGATCGTCATGGAACTGGTCGAGGGCAAGACCCTCGACCGGTTGCTCCGTGAAGGGCGCATGGACATCGGCCGGGCCGTGCGGGTGGCGCGCGAGATCGCCGAGGGGTTGTCCGAGGCGCACGCGCAGGGCATCGTCCACCGCGACCTGAAAGCGACCAACGTGATGGTCACCGCGGCCGGTCGCGTGAAGATCCTCGATTTCGGCCTCGCCAAGGCGTGGCAGGGCGACGTCGACCAGGAGATTTCGACCCCGGGCACGGTGGTCGGCACGTGTCACGCGATGTCGCCGGAGCAGGCGCAGGGCCTGACGGTGGACCACCGGTCCGACCTGTTCTCTCTGGGCTCGCTGCTCTACGAGTTGCTGACCGGGATGTCGCCGTTCCACGCGGCCACGCCCACCGAGACGCTGGCGCGGATCTGCGCGTACGAGCCGGATCCGGTCGCCTCGCTCGAACCGGCGATTCCGCCGGCGCTCGCCGAGCTCACCCACCGTCTCCTGAGCAAGTCGGCGGCGCAGCGACCGCAGGGCAGCTGGGAGGTGGCCGCGGCGCTCGAGCGCATCGAACGGGCCGGCGGCCTCGACAAGGGCGCGCGTCGCGCCGTCGCGCCGGCGGCGACGGAGGTGTTCACGCAGGTCGAGGGCGCCACGCCGCCGCCGAGCGCGCGTCCCTCGCCACCGCCGCTGACGAGCACGGAACGCCGGCAGATGACGGTCCTCTGCTGCGAGCTGGCCGATGCGGCCAGCCCGGGCACCGAGCCCGGCGAGGCCTTCGATCCCGAGAGCCTGTACGAGCTGATGATGCAGCTGCGCCCCCTGGCGCTGCAGGCCGTGCAGCGGTACGACGGCACCCTCGGCACCGCCATGGGGCACCGGTTGCTGGTGTACTTCGGTTATCCGCAGGCGCACGAGGACGACGCGTGGCGGGCCGTGCGCACGGGGCTCGACCTGGTTGGGGAAGTGGAGGCACAGCTGGCCGCCGTCCCCGGCCTCGGGCGGGTGGTGCCGGCCCTGCGTGTCGGCATCCACACCGGCACGGCGGTCGTCACGACGAGCCCCGGGGCACCGGAACCCGTGGTCCTCGGAGCAACGCTGGACGTCGCGTTGCGCCTGCTCGCCTCGGCGGCGCCCGGCGCCGTGGTCGTGAGCGGCGCCACCCGATCGCTGGTGCACCGCGGCGTGGTGGCCGAACCGTTGCCGTCGCTGGCCCACGGATCGGGGTCAGGGGTCGGCATCGCCGCCTGGCGGATGCGCGACGGCCAGGACGGCGGCGACGACGCGGTGTTCGACCTGTCGCCGATCGTCGGCCGCGAGCGCGAGCTCGCGCTGCTCGAGGCACGCTGGCAGGACGCCCGGGCCGGTCACGGTCACGCTGTGCTGATCACCGGCGAGCCCGGCATCGGCAAGTCCAGGCTGCTGCGCGCCACGCGCGAACGACTCGATGCCGCGCAGGGCAACGCGCCCCTGCGCTGGATGGCCACGCACGGCACCCCCTACACGCAGAACACGCCGATGCACGCCGTGGTGCAGTGGCTGCAGCGCCTGCTCGCGACCGCGCCCGGCCCGACGCCGGCGGCGCGGCTGGTCGGGCTGCTGGACGACCACGGCCTGGGCGAGGCCGTGCCGCTCGTGGCGGGCCTCCTCGGGATCGCGGTACCACCCGACCGGCCGCTGCGTGCGATGCCGCCGGAGCGGCAGCGCGAGGAGACGCTCGACGCGCTCGTGGCGCTGGTGCTGGAGATGGCGCAGCGCGAGCCGCTGGTGCTGCTGATCGAGGATCTGCACTGGCTCGACGCGACGACGCTGGCGTGGCTGGACCGCCTGATCGATCAGGCGCAGTCGGCGCCGCTGCTGCTCGTGATGACGCTGCGGCCCAACACGCTCGAGGTGCCGTGGGCGGCGAGGGCGCAGGTGACGCAGGTCACGCTCGGCGCGCTCGCGCAGGAGGAGGTCGAGCGCCTGATCCGGGCGCTGGTCGGCGACGGCGCGCTGCTGCCGCAGGTGCAGGCGCAGATCGTGGCGCGCACCGACGGTGTCCCGCTGTTCGTGGAGGAACTCACGCGGTCGGTGATGGAAGGGGGCACCTCGTCGCACGACTCGGCGGAATGGCGCGAGTTGCCGGCGACATTGCGCGAGTCGCTCACGACGCGCCTGGCGCGGCTGGGGCCGGCCAAGGAAGTCGCGCAACTGGCCTCGGTCATCGGCCGGGCGTTCACGCTGCCGTTGTTGTCGGCGGTATCGGCGCATCCGCCGGACCAGCTCGAGCGCGAACTGCGGCAACTGGTGCAGTCGGGACTCGTGCACCGGCGCGGCTTCGGGGTGGCGGCCCGCTACGCCTTCAAGCACGCGCTCGTGCGCGACGCCGCCTACGACTCGCTGCTGCGCCGGGAGCGGCAGCAGATTCACCTCCGCATCGCCGCCGCGCTCGAGGAACTGCAGCGCACCAACGGCGAGGAGGCATCGCACGAGTTGCTCGCGCACCACTACATGTCGGCCGAGCGCTTCGCGCCGGCCTTCGAGCACTGGCTGGCGGCCGGGCAGTCGGCGATGGGTCGCTACGCCCACGCCGAGGCCATCGGCCACCTGCGGCAGGCCCTCACCGCGTTGGCGGCGCTACCGCCGACGGCGGAACGCGACCGCAAGGAGATCGGCGCGCGTGGCGCGCTGGTACTGTCGCTCGGCATGGTGCACGGCCTGGGCTCGCCCGAGGTCGAGGCCACGCAGGAGCGCCTGCTCGCGCTGGTCACGCAGGTCGGCGACGTGCCGCATGAACTGGCGTTCGGCCTGTGGAACTTCTACGCGAGCCGCGGCAAGCTCCGGCGCGCCCGCGAGCTGGCGCAGCAGCGCCTCGAGTACGGCGTGGCGCACGGCGACGGCGACGCGCGGCTCCTCGGCCTGTACACCAGCGCGGCGGCGGACCTCTTCCTGGGGCATTTCGCGCAGGCACGCGACAACTTCGAGACGCTGCTGTCGCTCTACCCGCCCGACGGCCTTGCCACCCGCGCGATTGCCTACGACATCGGCGCCGTCGCACGGTCGTTGCTGGCCGACGTCCGCTGGCTGCTCGGCGAGCCGGCACGGGCGATCCAGGCGGCGGAAGACGCCCTGCTGGAGGCGCGGCAGCGATCGCCGTTCACCGAGTCGGTCGCACTGGTCAACCGCATGGCGATGGCCCTGTCCATGGAGGACGCGGCCGGATCGGCGACCGCCACCGAGGCGCTCATCGCGCTCAGCACCGAGCACGGCTACCAGTACTGGACCGTGTTCTGGCAGATCAGCCGGGCGGTGCAGGCGCTCCGCGGTCCCGAGCCGCCGGCCGACGTCGATGCCGCCATCGAGCAGGGCGCCACCGCGATCGCCATCATGCGGAACGCCTACGCCAGCTCCCTGCAGTGCAGCCGCTACCTCGCCTGGATGGCCGACGCGAGCCTCCGGCAGGGGCGGGTCGAGCGGGCAAGGGCCTTCCTGTCCGAGGCGTTCGCGGTCACCGAGGACGAGGGCGAGCGCTACTGGGAGGCCGAACTGCACCGACTCGACGGACGCGTGCGCGCGGCCGAGGGCCGCGACACGGCGGCGTGTGTCGAGGCCTGCCAGCGGGCGATCGAGGTGGCGCGCGCGCAGCGGGCCCGGACGTTCGAACTGCGGGCCGCCATCGACCTGGCACGCCTGCTCGGCGCCGACGGGCGCTCGGCAGAGGCGGCCGCCCTGCTGCGGCCGCTCGTCGACGCGTGGGGAGAGGCTGGCGGCGCCGACGTCGTGGCCGCCCAGGCCCTGGTCTGA
- a CDS encoding diacylglycerol kinase family protein, with the protein MRMAVIVNPAAGTADDRAPVEELRARLTGAGHSAEWLETTGPGQARRLAASASTGCDAVIAAGGDGTLNEVVNGLADADALGRVAVAVLPIGTGNDFARSLGVEAPTAALDAIVSGATRAIDLAMLGDRAFLNASAGGFTAETSAHVNSALKQAVGRAAYLVGGVRAFLEHEPVPARVEADGRVIEDDLRLFAVCNGAWIGGGHQLAPTARPDDGVMEVCLVRARSALDFIALLPRLSVGTHVDDEDVAYFRARAVTCSFGRPIKVNTDGEVLEASQCAYTLRPGAVRFLCPAPGA; encoded by the coding sequence ATGCGCATGGCCGTGATCGTCAATCCGGCGGCGGGCACGGCCGACGACCGCGCTCCCGTGGAGGAACTGCGGGCCAGGCTGACGGGGGCCGGGCACTCCGCCGAGTGGCTGGAGACGACCGGGCCGGGCCAGGCGCGTCGCCTCGCCGCCTCGGCCTCGACCGGCTGCGACGCCGTGATCGCGGCGGGGGGTGATGGCACCCTCAACGAAGTGGTCAACGGCCTGGCCGATGCGGACGCCCTCGGCAGGGTCGCCGTGGCGGTGCTGCCCATCGGCACCGGCAACGACTTCGCGCGCAGCCTGGGCGTGGAGGCGCCGACTGCCGCGCTCGACGCCATCGTGTCGGGCGCCACGCGTGCCATCGACCTGGCGATGCTGGGCGATCGCGCCTTCCTGAACGCCTCTGCCGGCGGCTTCACGGCGGAGACCTCGGCACACGTGAACAGCGCGTTGAAGCAGGCGGTCGGGCGCGCTGCGTATCTGGTTGGCGGCGTGCGCGCGTTCCTCGAGCACGAGCCGGTCCCCGCCCGCGTCGAGGCCGACGGGCGCGTGATCGAGGACGACCTCCGCCTGTTCGCGGTGTGCAACGGTGCGTGGATCGGCGGCGGACACCAGCTCGCGCCGACGGCACGGCCCGACGACGGCGTGATGGAGGTCTGCCTGGTGCGCGCGCGGTCGGCGCTCGACTTCATCGCGCTGCTGCCGCGCCTGTCGGTGGGCACGCACGTGGACGACGAGGACGTCGCCTACTTCAGGGCCCGGGCCGTCACCTGCTCGTTCGGGCGCCCCATCAAGGTCAACACCGACGGCGAGGTCCTCGAGGCGTCGCAGTGTGCTTACACGTTGAGGCCGGGCGCGGTGCGCTTCCTCTGCCCGGCGCCCGGCGCCTAG
- a CDS encoding SDR family oxidoreductase, with protein sequence MKRIALKDQVLVITGATSGIGLATARLAARRGARVVLVGRDRDALDRVVGELDRYATGRRVALGCVADVADADQVMQVMKAAEAAFGQVHTWVNNAGVSVYGRVTDVPLEDQRRLFDVNVWGVVHGCRAAVRHFGARGGVIVNVGSIASDLALPLQGAYSASKHAVRAFSDALRLEVTEAGLPIAVCLVKPSAIDTPFFDHARNYMAFDVEAPPPLYSADVVARAILRCAERPVREITVGGVGRAITLSGALAPRLTDAWMRRLMFRAQQGAPADDLRDGNLDVPAGPHVATGARSRVPLRHSAYTGAALSDLSRALPLVTAAVAMTAAYRLWSSAPAR encoded by the coding sequence ATGAAGCGGATTGCCTTGAAGGATCAGGTGCTGGTCATCACCGGCGCCACGAGCGGCATCGGGCTGGCCACGGCGCGTCTGGCGGCGCGGCGAGGTGCGCGTGTCGTGCTCGTCGGTCGCGACCGCGACGCGCTCGATCGCGTCGTCGGTGAGCTCGACCGATACGCCACAGGTCGGCGCGTCGCCCTCGGCTGCGTCGCCGACGTCGCCGACGCGGACCAGGTCATGCAGGTGATGAAGGCGGCAGAGGCGGCGTTCGGGCAGGTGCACACCTGGGTGAACAACGCGGGCGTCTCGGTGTACGGCCGGGTGACCGATGTCCCGCTCGAGGATCAGCGGCGCCTGTTCGACGTGAACGTGTGGGGCGTGGTGCACGGGTGTCGCGCGGCGGTCAGGCACTTCGGCGCCCGCGGCGGCGTCATCGTCAACGTCGGCAGCATCGCCTCGGACCTGGCGTTGCCACTGCAGGGGGCCTACAGCGCGTCGAAACACGCGGTGCGGGCGTTCTCCGACGCGCTGCGACTCGAGGTGACCGAGGCCGGCCTGCCGATTGCCGTCTGCCTGGTGAAGCCATCGGCGATCGACACGCCGTTCTTCGACCATGCGCGCAACTACATGGCCTTCGACGTGGAGGCCCCGCCGCCGCTCTACAGCGCCGACGTCGTGGCCCGCGCCATCCTTCGCTGCGCCGAACGCCCGGTGCGGGAGATCACGGTGGGCGGCGTGGGACGCGCGATCACGCTGTCGGGGGCGCTGGCACCACGCCTCACCGACGCGTGGATGCGCCGTCTCATGTTCCGCGCCCAGCAAGGCGCCCCGGCCGACGACCTGCGCGACGGGAACCTCGACGTCCCGGCCGGACCTCACGTCGCCACGGGCGCGCGCTCGCGGGTGCCGCTGCGCCACAGCGCGTACACGGGCGCCGCCCTCTCCGACCTCAGTCGAGCCCTGCCGCTGGTCACCGCCGCGGTGGCCATGACTGCCGCCTATCGCCTGTGGTCGAGCGCGCCGGCGCGCTGA
- the istB gene encoding IS21-like element helper ATPase IstB produces the protein MSVVTQARVVEHLQRLRLGYLAERLDAALAEAARSEPTYLDFLDQLLQQETAAKQRKRIAMGIQIAHFPTVKTLDDFDFKFQASIDQRLVRELATGRFISQAENVLIFGPPGVGKTHLAIGLGRAAVESGHSVLFTSATALIGALAKSETEGQLAERLTFYSKPKLLIIDELGYLPFERRSAHLFFQLVARRYERGGTLITTNQLVTQWGTVFGDEVLAAAILDRLLHHSYTLMVQGESYRLRQKKKAGLLGQSSRREA, from the coding sequence ATGAGCGTCGTGACGCAGGCGCGTGTCGTCGAGCATCTGCAGCGGTTGCGCCTCGGATACCTGGCCGAGCGGCTCGACGCCGCGTTGGCCGAGGCGGCCCGGAGCGAGCCCACGTACCTCGACTTCCTCGACCAGCTGTTGCAGCAGGAGACGGCGGCCAAGCAGCGCAAGCGCATCGCGATGGGTATTCAGATCGCGCACTTCCCGACGGTCAAGACGCTCGACGACTTCGACTTCAAGTTCCAGGCGTCGATCGATCAGCGGCTCGTGCGCGAGCTGGCGACCGGCCGGTTCATCAGCCAGGCGGAGAATGTGTTGATCTTCGGCCCGCCCGGCGTCGGCAAGACGCACCTCGCGATTGGTCTGGGCCGCGCAGCCGTCGAGAGCGGACATTCGGTACTGTTCACCAGTGCTACCGCCCTGATCGGCGCGCTGGCCAAGAGCGAGACCGAGGGGCAGTTGGCCGAGCGGCTCACGTTCTACAGCAAGCCCAAGCTGCTGATCATCGACGAGCTGGGCTACCTGCCCTTCGAGCGCCGCAGCGCACACCTGTTCTTCCAGCTCGTGGCCCGGCGCTACGAGCGCGGCGGCACGCTGATCACCACCAACCAGCTGGTGACGCAGTGGGGCACGGTCTTTGGCGACGAGGTGCTGGCCGCAGCGATCCTCGACCGCCTCCTGCATCACAGCTACACGCTGATGGTCCAGGGCGAGAGCTATCGGTTGCGGCAGAAGAAGAAGGCGGGGCTGCTCGGCCAGAGCAGTCGACGCGAGGCGTGA